The genomic DNA CTCTTTCCTCCTCGTCTCTCACTCCCATTTTGCCCCCCACCTCTCCCCGTCCGGCAGAAAACAGCCCCACCACTCTCTGCTCCTTCTTCCCCAGGATGGGTTCCCTTCGTCTGGGCGTCACTGCTACTCTCCTTCCAGGACTCAAGGCCTCGAGCAGGTCGCAGCCATCTCAGCTGGCTGTGGAGTCCTCTGGGGACGATAGGAGCAACTCTAGCTCCTCCCCTCCTCTTCACCAACCTGTTCCCCTCCTAACTGCCCCCTCTCCCCCTCCCCGACCTCCTCTGCAGGACATGAACCGGCTCGGAGGGGCGTCCAGGAGGGCACGGGTGGAAGGAGGGCAGCTGGGAGGAGATGAATGGACGCGGCATGGCTCCTTTGTTAACAAGCCCACCCGTGGCTGGCTCCACTCTGACAGTGTGGTCAGCACCACTGGTGTGTCCTACACTGTAACGGTAAGAACACTCCCACCAACCTCCATTTTATGCTAtgtacacaccgggcatgtgatgcAACGGGAAATCTTTGTACACTAGAATGTTCCTACTCGGTACTAGGCATATACTCACAGTAGGAAGAGGCttgttgtgaaatgttgaagcggtgcagatcttttgctttttctttcacagttctattatGACATATGAAAGAGttgatgtcatataattctggcctGGCACAAACCGtaattaataatttctccttcatgataaattttcaaatggttggcacttccattaaaaaaaaaaaaagataccatTCATACATCACTACTTCCCTGATCAAAGTTCAATGTACGCGTTCAATGGACACGTTTATATGTGGAGCCCAAAAATGGTCGTAAAAAGCTAGATGcgtgaacgtgagagttttgaatgcggaGCCCAAAACGCCCATTTATGTGCATCTCCATAGAcgtttagggtgtattcagactggaaaaatgatttgttctggactgaatctgcttaatttggtcagGATatagtcctgaaccttgtgctTGGTCTGCATTCAGACTGGGATCTACCGTAGATTTCTGTTCTGGATCAAACCTTGTAAGCAAagccatgtgactaaagatctcttcagtcattgggaAACAGTTACGGGGGTGGggcaaaacaaaatagaaagATGGATGTTCTGCACTTTGGAAATACTTGTCaagatagttcacttattcaaactttttatttcgcaattttgaacgtctgtatgaaggcccGGTTCAACACCTTTTAGTGTAACTTTTATACGATGGAGGAATGCTGCAAGGCTGCTATTGAGGTACGCTAACAAGTGTTTGTGACACATAGATTGAGAAAACACGtttataaagttaaaagttgtttttatgagcctgcattcatccaaccacattttaatgagctgctgttgGATTGCTGCTTCACGTTTGTCCGCTAAAGACCGGCTacagtggctgttttggtccagttattttGCTCTCGCAGCGGATCGTATTCAAACCGAGGAATTTCAGAgtgaaccgaagttcagtccaaTTGAAAActaaccaagaccacctcaaaagatgggtcagagagcagtttctggtcccggaccagggtctGCTTGCACGTGTTCAGACCGAaactttgttccggattatcgggGGAGAAGAACTCTTAGCTTTAAgcagaccaaatgtgtccagtctgaatacatcctttATTgcaagtggccacttgaacgaGTGTTTCCAAGCCTTATGTGAATGAAGCTTCACACACTGACACTCTGCAGTATAGacagcattttttctgttttctgtgtcAGAAATGTTTGATGTGAATGACTTGTCTTCCTGTTTCCTGACCAGTACATGGGTTGTGTAGAGGTGCTACAGTCAATGCGGGCGCTGGACTTTAACACCAGAACACAAGTCACCAGGTGAGACATTTCATtgcctttcttttttatttatcacagGTCACGAGGGGATAAAATATCCTAAAGAATTGTTGGGTGTGTAAATTCACTCTCCTTTTGGTCATGTTCTATCCTGCTTCCTCTCTTTTTGCCTTTCTTTCTTTGCTATATTTTGATTGGCCATATGTGGGCGTTTGTTTACACAGCCCTTCTGTTTTCTTGAGGGCTTAAATTAGAAAGTTCTGCCGTCCTGGTGGTTTCCTTTTGGTTTctacagaaatgtttgtgtctgtggCAAAGAGGAGTAAAAACAGCACGAGCTGTGAGCTCTAAACTCCAGCTGCCAGCTCTCGTTTTATGTACACAAATGTGTGAGCAGGAAGGTGTGGAGAAATATTGCGTAATTCCCAAACAGTcgtgtttttcttgtttcaggGAAGCTATTGCTGTGGTGTGTGAGGCAGTACCCGGAGCCAAAGGAGCCCGCCGAAGAAAGGTTCATACTACACGCATAAACACAACACTACaggctattatttatttatgacacTGAAGTGGACAACAGTGGAaaatgttcgtttttttttttttttttctggccaaGACCTTGATTTACCTCAATTGTCTACTGTGTGGTCAGTTGGCCAGTCAGTCACATGCTATctcttaaacacacatttttgagtttgGGCAGCCAGCCTGAATCTAAAAATGATTTCCAATCCTAAAGCAACAATACTCCGACTGTCCAAACCAATACTTGTTTTCCATGGAATCGCACCAACGGCTTCCCTggaattctttttgtttttgcataagCCCAGAAGGAACTTGATTTAGGATAATTGTGCACTTGTGTGGTGAGTGAGCCACTTGCAGGTAATTACCAATCACTATAGGTCTCTTTTCTCCCTCTCCCCTGCCACAGGGGAGGCTTGTGGGGAGCCAGTGTCCGGCTTAAGAAGCACTATGGATTAGCAAACACAGCCTCCAAACGCCGTGTCTGTAAAACTAAAAGCATCCACCCAAACAGTCTATAAAGCAGATGACTAAATCCAGCTGTCTGCTTGCAAAACTGGGTTTGACCAATGAATTACTGGCAGTCTACTATTCCAGACAAAAAATTCTTTAGTATGATGACTGGAATAGATAAAACTagtcacttctttttttttaggttactgTGGCTGAGCTACTTTTCTCACAGCATTCTCCAAATATTCTGGAGCAAATTTGGATGAAAGCCGTGAGAACAGGAGGTGGATTGGAATTGATGAGTTGGCACAATTGTTTTGGCTCGGCCCATGTGATAGTCTTAGTCAAGCCTACATTATGTGATCTGGCCTGCCTCACAGGCCTCACAGGCCTTGCTGGCTTTGGAGTCCAGATCATTCTTTGGAGTTGCAGTCACTCCCACACTGGAAAGCATTTCCTCATTTATGTCCACATATATCTCTCCAGCTGTGAGGTTagtttcacaaaataaaatatcagctTTTAGTAAAGTTATTGCTTTGTGCTGTTCTTCTTTGCAGCCTTCCTCTCGGTGTCTCACATCAATTCTGGGGAAGAGTAACTTGCAGTTTGCAGGCATGCCAATCAGCCTCACCATCTCAACCAGCAGCCTCAATCTGCTGGCCTCTGACTGCAAACAGGTTAGACTACAATCCCATTTCCCAATCTCATGCTGACTATTGAGTAGCAAGCATCAAGATATATCTGCTTATCAGTGTGGATGTGTAACAGCCTGTGACATTCACCTGTCAAATTTATGATGTAGTTGTTATGGGGATGGTGTGAAAAGAACAATCCTACTTCTTGtggacatatttttaaagaagcaaGTGTTTCCTGttgcttttttaacacaatagttctttttttttctagatgaCAAGGATTGCCATCCATTCTGCTGCAGATGTCTTTCTTCCTTTAAACTTCTatcagttgtgtttgtgttttttgattaaAGTTCTGTTAAGTACAGAGttgtttactttgtgttttcatataacttctgcaacactttttaaaaacactgattttattCAGGAAAAACAAGTTCAGTTAATGGAAGAAAGGCCAAACGGAACGTTAAGTTTCCGAGATAGTCACGATTCGCGAGTTGGTAGTTTCTGGAACATTTACAGATAAATTTAGAGCCTCTCCACTTTGTTTAGCTCATTTGCTCTGGATGCTGCACAAATCCTTCCCAACCATTGTCTTGGTTCTTGCCTTACCACAGGGCAGGATGTGATGCGCCTCTCAGACCTCTAATGAGTTAATAGCCACTGAGCGATGTCTATCTTTGGGGAGATTGGTATACAGCAGTGCAGAGCTTTCACATTAACACATAGCACTAAGGAGCATGTCGTTTAGCACATCATATACCCTTTCACCAAAAAGAAACGACTTGGATGCACGCATTGTGTGTGTGAAGCATTAGCAAGCATTGTTGCTGTTATTGATCCATCGAGGGCGGTTGTTGCAGACGGTTAGAAAGGTGCTCCTTcccttcttcatttttatttatctctgtTGCAGATGTTCAATTGAGGAAaaggggcttttatttttatataacaGTACATGTTTCTCTTTTCCATAAACATGCTTTGATTTCACTTCCTACATACTTCATCGTCCTCATGTGCTCTCTTTCTCTCCTCCCATCCACTCTTCTTTTTCTCCACAGATTATTGCCAATCATCACATGCAGTCCATATCCTTTGCCTCTGGAGGAGACCCAGTGAGTCACCCAAGCCCTCTCTTTCAGCTCAAGTCTCACTCTGGCCTTTTTCCATCTTTCATCACCGTGCATGTCCTTCCTTCCTGTCTTAAGTCATTGTCTAATCCTATGAATACCACTTAATTCACTGCTGCCTCACTGGCTCGCAGCCCCCGACCGCATTACTTCCTGTTATCTCTTTTCCAGCTCATTCTATGTCTCTAACTTCTGTTGCGACTTAAAGATGGCAGCTTTTGCTTGATCTATTTCCTTGTCTTCTTCTCAGCCTTTCAGTCTCAAAGCTAcccttcacttttttttccctcctattGATTTTCTTCCCCCCCATCCCTTTCCTCTCCTCCCTTAACTATCTTCCCGTGTCTCCCTCAGGATACAGCAGAGTACGTAGCATATGTGGCCAAAGACCCAGTCAACCATAGAGGTGAGCAGAACCGACACCATCAAGCCGTCGTGGAGGTTACATCTACCGGAAGAGCCAGAAAACAGAACTTTGTTTCCTCTGTGAAGAGATTTAATCAGGATTCTCTGGCTCATAAATCAGCTGTTTCCTGTGTTTTCTCCATTTACATGGTGATAAAAAGCTACAGATTATTTTCATGGCAAACTCAAAAAATACTAGCATcccagattttattaaaaaatgaaatgatgcatttataaaaatgacGAAGTCCGTACTCATTTTCTCACACGACTATGAAATCATTTAATGCCTTTTTGAATGTGATGTTTTAATGTGTGGTAGAGCAAGTGAAGGAGACCCTTCCTGCTTTCATTGAGACATTTGACTAAAAGACGTAAactgtctttctgtcttttagTCTCTGTTCTTTGGCTTATTTTCCGTTTGAGCTCAGGATTTCATTCAAGGATGCGCTCCTCATCTGTTCTTCCTCCCTCCTGTTTGCAGCATGTCATATCCTGGAGTGCACAGAGGGTTTAGCTCAAGAAGTCATCAGCACCATCGGCCAGGCCTTTGAACTGCGTTTCAAACAATACCTTAAAACCCCCCCTAAACTGGTCACCCCTCATGACAGGTACAttcaaacaaaaacctaaatctGCTTTATGTTCCTCCTGACTCTTTTTGGTCAACTGGTTTATCTGTACCTCCTCCCCCCCCAGAATGGCTCCGTTCGATAGCTCTGcatgggaggaggaggaggaggagatcgCACCGCCTCCTGAAGTTCCTTACTACAACAATTTCCCAGGGAAGCAGCCTCCTCCCGGTGGAATAATTGACATGAGGACCCGCTCTGGAGCCACACTGGTGAGAAGACGTCTGCTTATGCACACATTCACATCATGAAGCACAGAGGCTACAAACTGCGTCATTCACACATAAGAGCTTTGTTATGGTCCTTACTTAAGTATGAAGACCCACATCTTCCTTTGTGCCCTATTTTCATCCTGGTGATTCATACAATACATTTCCAAACCAATCAAGTCTTTTAACATCTTCAAATTCACTCGTTTTTTTACTACCTACAAACAGTCCATCACAATTTGGCTGCAGTTAAAAAAGTGTGAGCAAAGCTGATGTTATCTGTGATACATTTCCTGAAATAGTTACACAACTGCTGCTGACAACGTGCTGACACTTATCATTTAGATAAATGTTTGCCTCCCCAAAGACAAATTATGAagttattacatttgtttgacTTTGGCTTCTGTAGGACTTAAATACGGTTTTATATTTGAAATCTCTAAAAAACCATCAAAACCCCAACAGGATTTAGTTTGTTTACCagcattttaatttgttctttttttactgcGCATATGTGTACTTTGTTTGAGGATGGTCACATGATGCAAGAGCTGACATCATTTGGTTGAACGCCTTTGTGTTTGCAGCTCTATGGACAGCAGGGCCAGAATGACATTCACAAACAGCCGTTGCCCCCGCTACCAGGTGAgctggtgtttttttctttttctatctgacagtcattttatttatacttttacaAACTCCCCTTGGTTAATGCCCTTCTTCCATTTGACAGTTTTGATAGTGCCACAGCTCTAAGAagtgtttttctgctccatttcCCTCACCCCACAATCTCACTTCTTTGTTGAAATGAGAAGTTGAGATAAGGTCACTCATGTCAGCTTgtctctatttttctttttttttagtgggtGCTAAAGAAGGAACTCGAGAGCTCTTTGATGACCCTTCATATGTCAATGTGGACAAACCTCGTCCTCCGCTTGCAGCCAACGGAAATGCTAACAGAGACGCCTTTGACATGAGTGAGTGTCTGTCAGGCTAATATGTTATTTATTAACCTGATGATTCGAGAACAAAAGGAGGTCTTTATGTAATACGTCTAAATGGAGTGGTTTGCTGGGAAACTCGATGGGAAAGTTCATCAGTGGCTTGATTTCTTCTAAATGACGTGCGGGTGGGAGCCAGTATGAAGGAAAATGACTGGCAATTATGATATTCTATTTTACCATATGGAAAAAATGAGGGTTAATCAATATCTGTAGAGATGAGCAAAGTGGTTTGTACTTTACACTGAAGTGGCTTGCTTTCTCCTGAAGACAGAAGATAAGGAAAGAAGAATTTATCCATAGAAGCTTTTGTAGTCAAACATTAATGGTTGACAGGATACAATTTTTACCTAAGCAAAACTAagaatgggttttatttttaagtaatgaATGTTTTAATTGACTCTATCATTGTTCACTTGCTTGTTTTTATGCTTCTCTAgcacttttaatttgtttgttttagttctttatcaatcattttttgattgaCTATGATTAGTCTTTTATTACTAGTGACCAGTTTAGGAGAATATTCCTGATATTTTTGTTTCCCTATTTGAAGAACCACTGGATGATGCCCTCGGGGTCTCTGTGACAGCGGCGCCCCCTAtggtgcagcagctgcagaacgAAATCTGGTTCCATGGCAGTTTAAGTCGCAGGGAAGCAGAGAGACTTCTGACCAGAGACGGCGATTTCCTGGTGCGGGAGTCCGGTACCACACCCGGACAATATGTTCTAACGGGGCAGCAGGGGGGTCAACCCAAACACCTGCTGCTGGTGGATCCAGAAGGGGTGGTGAGTCACAGTGGGAGTGCAACAGAGGGGGGGGAAGCATGACTTTCCGTGGAAATGGATGCAAACACATAAATtcttttgttattcttttttcatCAGGTGCGCACAAAAGATCACCGGTTTGGAAGTGTCAGCCACCTGATCAGTTACCACTTGGACAACAGACTTCCCATCGTGTCAGCCGGGAGTGAAGTCTATCTGCAGCAGCCAGTGGAACGCAGAGCTTGAAACTGCACACCAATGAAATGCTCCAACAGAAAATCATGACATTTTCAccaacataaatataaatggaCACGCTCGGCACAGagaaccaaaaataaagaaagaaaatcatcaCTCCTGTAACATATTTCTGCCAAACTGTGACTTGCAATCTCTCATCAACCAACAATATCAGGTGCGGTCCTCCAGCACGGAGAAGCACTGCTGCAATTTCTCCGTTTACTGTGAAACAGGAAGCAAATGCAATCCAATTCTGAAGAACAATCTTGACTCTCCATTATGAATACTCACTAAAGTAGTCGAACTGCGAAGGATTGAGGATGGATACAGACGTTTTGGAAAGAGGGGTTCTGCCCTCAGACTGTTGCTGAAGCATTTAAGACTAAAACAAACTGGATTCTGAAACTGTTTCTGCACCTCTTCCTTCAAGCATCACAAGAGGACTTCAGCAATTCTGACTTGAAGACAATTCTAGCAGACTGAAAGGTCCCTCCGCCTCAATCTGCTCCTCTTTTAAGGTCTTTTGAACTTTGACTGCTGGATGAAAACCCGAAATTTGGGACTGCTATGCTAAAGACCAtcatttgtgttctttttctaGATAGATATCAGTCTGTTCTCTTAAGTCTCGTCACTCACTGGACATTTGTATGCAGGAGGATCAAAACCGCTGCATCCTTCTAATCcctttgcacacacacacctttgGACCACACACTCCAAACCATGTGTCATGCCAAAGATCATTAACTTGGTTGCTAACTACAGAAAAGGAAGCCATGATATTTACCACCACTTGTTTATCATACTACTGTCAAAATGAGCCTGTTTTacttatactgaaaaaaaaacaggtgcctgattttagtattaaaaaattcaaaagtacTCTGATGTCAGACACAATTCCAAAAATTagtcaattgaaaaaaaaacagactggatCCTTTCGGCCACTTTCTTTATTGTTACATATTTGTATGCATTTGCATTGACAATCTATGGGTTATATCTTTAGAcgaataattaaagaaaaaaacctttaacatGATGGCCAATGGGAAATTTTCACCAGTCTCTGAGCAATGAAttcttctgcaaaaaaaaaggaaaaaatgcaaagtttgttCTTAATGAGTTTAGtcacttttgtgtatttttgggaacttaaagaaaaaaaaaagtaaagatccCACTTTACAGCATTTTTGAAACGTCCAGCCAAATCTTGCTTCTCTGTGTgcttttttcaaagaaataccAGGATCTTTTTGGAGAATTTGACACTCCGTTTTCTTCTGTCCTCCTTTGATAagtggtgttttctttttttttaaatatctttttaatcGTGCCTTGTTTCTTCAATGCAGTCATGTCACTTCAATGCAGTCACCTTATGTACTTAATAGAAACGAAGTCAACTGCTTCGCTAAGGATTACACTCCCGACAAACAGCAAACGTTCCCAGTGATGACAATCTCCTGGGACGCACTTTCCAGCGTTGAGTTTTAAGTCACAGATACTTGATGTCACCGGTGGGGAGGGCGATTTCCTGATCACCTGTAAATACTGTTCATGTTTTAACTGCTCGGCTTTTGGACTGTATGATTGTTTCCATTGTTGCGTAAAACAAAGACAGCGTTAAGGTAGCTCACGTCGAGGACAATTCCAAGCCAAAACCTTGAGACACGAGAAGGGAGCTTTGTTGCCTATAAACCCGCCCCCCCACCTGTCAGAAGTCAGCCTCAGAAATGTGCATGTGCGGAGTCAAACACGCATGTGCACACATGCCAGAGGGACAGCTGGGTCCGCCAGACTTTTAGAGACTTTAAAAATAGGAAAGCCAGAGAAAAGTTGTCATTACTGCGTGTGCCTGTTGTGCTGGAACACACTCACTTCTGTATTATAATGAACCGGTCCTGCGTTCACTTTGTTTATCACGGTTGCCTTTGTTGCATGACAAAATCCTTTTTCTGAAATTTGTGGTTTGTTTGGTGATGtcgattgtgtttttttgaactctgttgtaatttttgttgtttttccttatGTTTTTTTGAAGCCAAAGGTTCTTTTAGCGTGCACAGATattgatttttactttatatttttctgtttttgaaatgttttgttttctttttagggAAACGCGTTTGTTTACACCTGTATCTGAAAATGTAGAATCcgtatataaatataaatgtatatcaTTCACCTCTTTGagagtttgtgttttgatgtttcCACCTTGCACTGACTAATTATGATGTTTCACAGAAGTGAACTGAAAATGAGGTGTAGGAACAAAGGAGGCGGTACTAGAAAGTCTGACCACCTGTTACATAAACAAAGACCGACATGGAGCGCCTCTTTGTGCACACTGTATCACTGTGCCGTCCAATCAAAGAGCATAGAAAACTCTGCCTTTGAATGGAAGCAGCCAGCACTTTGTGCAGAAGGTTATAAATAGAGGAAACAAAGGTGGTCGTGACATGAAGCAGATCTCAGCTGTTGCTCACCGATCTTATTTGTCAGGCTCATCTTACATTTCCTCCGAGTGGCGGCCCTGCAGCTTCCCTTTTGTCTGCCTTCTTGAGCCATGCACCCCCAGCGTCCTCTTCCCCAGGCCATGCCCTCTTCATCTCTGGGGCAGCGCTTGCGGGATATGACCTCAGGTTTGGGACAAGGCAAAAACGTCCTGGGAGGAAGCTTTGCATATGGGTTCATCCAGTCGGTGAAGGAGTGCCTTTATTTTCTGCTCTGTTGCTGGTGCATTAAAGAGATCCTGGACTGAGAGACAGAAAGAGAGTATATCAAGTTTGGGAAGATTGATTTTTCCTACTAGTTCTATTACTGGGCATCGTCAATTAgcagtaatttatttattcaaaattgaatttttgagcTACTCTCTTAAGAGGCGCACTGGTAAGTTTACTTCAGTCAATATATATAGAGGctaaaacactttcatttgcTCTTCAGATCTGTTTCTTGAAAGGAAATAATGAGATTTTAGgcttaaataacttgttttctctttttcagttttgccaGTGGAAGAAACACAACTGCACCTTCAACATGTGACTATAATTAAAGGTTAACATGGATGTAGCTCTTTTAGGAATTCAACCCTGTTTGTGTGGAATTTCCAAAGATGTAGCTCTCTGGTGTTAACTGTATAAAATATATGCGTTCAAAATTAAAGAATAGAAATATTTTGCAAATGTCTGGCGCTTTGTTTCTTCAGTCTACAACAGGAagcttatatttatttattttatgttttaaataaaaagggaatgttttcagataatttaaggatataaaaatactttatagcTTCAGTAATGAAAACATATCTAAAAGAGAATCTTACTATCAGcctaataaaaatgcaaatgtgtaaaaattcTCGTTTCGCTGCTCACCAGGGTATAAGCCTGTCAGTCTCTTGCTGGAAGAACtaccctgattggtcaaatccGCTCATTGAAGGCGGGGCTAAGACCAAATACGGGTCATGATTGGTCTAGCGGCGCATGAGTCATAAAGTTCAAGCAGCTTCTTCTAAGTTTCCAAGTAAGATGGGAAGACTGTAATGAGCTCTCCCTCTGACACAAACAGAGGTGTCTGAAGTGAAGAACTCTCCCACGGTAGGTTTAATACgttttatgttgtattttttaaagtgagttTTACGTAGAAGCTTCTGTTTTGTTCAGCCACTCCTGCGTCAGCGTCGTTTTCCTGGTTGTTTGTGTTGAAGCAGAAACTTGTTTCCAAACGTCAATATAACTTCTGCGAGAATTTTCTAAGTTCTTATTGAATTTTAGAAGCTTTATTTCACGAAATACCTGGTGTTATTTGTATTATTCACGCGAATAATATCTCCCGTCGTGCTTTGAGTCAAACCAACATCCTCCTAATAACTGATGGTATCAAACATCTCCTTTCCGGGGATGCTGGGAAGAAAGTTTTCCATGGCGCCGTTCTAAAGAAATGTCATGTgctttaggtttttatttattcatttatttttgtttgtttattaattgttatttgtaaaaaaaaaaataactctagGTAAGCTACTCTTGCAACTATGAGTTTGTTGTAGTTGGatgaatattaatatttgtCATGAGTGAACTTCCGGTATGGTTCTTTCTATAAGCTTTTCATAATGTATTTGTAAGTCATGTAAATTTCTTTTCGCATGTGCAGCTTAAATTATAATGTTCATCATTGcacttttaaatattagatAACAAAGACAAAATGGATACTTTTTCTCGAATCTCAATAAACATTTCCTGTTGTGATTCCTGCAGTGATCCTGTTGAAGCTGTTATTCTAAGCCACTGCCTCATCACTGCGTTCCCAGTGGCCATGTTTTGCATGTTTCTCCAGTCAATCTAATGGCAACCATATTTAGCGAGCTTCTTTTTAAGCCATTCAACTATATCCTCTTCAATGCTCCTGTGGGCCCAAGCTAGATTCAGTTAGATTCTCCGGGGAGCAACTCAATTAGGAGACCTAAATGAAGGAGATAGAAAAGAACTCATTTTGAAAGTGAAGTGTGTCATTGCCTCGGCTAATGTGGTTTTAAGTAAAGCAGTTTTGGGGCATTTATGGAGCAAATGGAACGGCCTACTATACAAAGCTCAAACTTTTAGAAATGTGAAGATGCATAAAAGTGGTACAGTGGGTGATTTGCAAAAAGTCAGATATAGTACACAGTTGTACCCCCCTGACTTTGAAATGTGCTTGTGTGGGCATCTACTGAGCATTCCGACAACTTTGAAGTGAAGCCCATTGAGGAGTCTCTGGAATAGTGGAAGCCTTAGTTACCCATGTGTGTGCCAAGCCATTTTTCAGCTAGTCAAAAGCCAGGGAGTCCACTAAGCCCACAGCACACACAAACTACTAATGAAGAACTGAATGGTCCCGATGACACTTCCtgcccacacaaacacacacaattcCCTACTAAATGTCACACCTTACAGTCggttcttttttgtgtgtctgtattCAAATTCCCTGCATGTGTAAGGGTGTAAATGTGTTACAAGATAAAGGACAGTCTGTTCTGTGAATAgaatattattaaataattgaGTATACAAATGAGTTTTCCGGTTCTTGTGTTGCAGGAGACGGGAATAGCCTCTAGAGGGCCATGTCTGGCAGCAGCAGTTCCAACAGCTGGACCATCCTCTCTTCTGAGGTACTTTGAGAAGccctttggattttttttctttactttttttgttaaacgtTGATTTGAAGTTGGTTTGACTCTCTGCTTCTCCCATAAGCTCACTCCTTTTAGGCGATATTATAAATTGGAGATTGTTTAGACAGGTGTGACTTTGTTATTAGCTCTGATACAACGCAGGAACAAaaggaatgaatgaattgtAATGTCATAGTCTTCTGCAACAATTCGTCAaagagagatttttttatttagctctgGATAAACAAGCTTGTTTAGTAACAAGGAACACAAAACACAttattgttcatgtttttattaaactcaCATTTTAAATAGTGCTTGTAGATTAATAATTGGTCAaatcttaaagtctgtttttaaagctttttctgcagagttcagtagaaatttgcctcagagttgtgggtggggctgttggAGTGGAGCAACcttctttgtttcatttaatttatatatatatata from Oryzias melastigma strain HK-1 linkage group LG16, ASM292280v2, whole genome shotgun sequence includes the following:
- the LOC112143898 gene encoding lens epithelial cell protein LEP503 translates to MHPQRPLPQAMPSSSLGQRLRDMTSGLGQGKNVLGGSFAYGFIQSVKECLYFLLCCWCIKEILD